Below is a genomic region from Daphnia pulicaria isolate SC F1-1A chromosome 10, SC_F0-13Bv2, whole genome shotgun sequence.
AtctcgttttctcttttccctctTTCGTCTATTAGTTCTTTGGTTGACGCGCTGTTTTCTAGTCAGTCGTTGAGGGTTAGTTTCATTAGATTGATCTAATGAAATGCTGCTGACCTGAATTCCCAGCATCACAATGATCTGATCTAACTGAGGATTTTGAAGCCCATCGGAGGTAATTGGAGTTAGCCCGGTACATCCTTCAGCCTCTTCCTCAATAGCAGGATGGGATGTCATCGGCGACATTGCGATGACTATGGCGGAAACGTTGTATCAAAATAGCGTTCACAGTACGTCGTGATAAATTGTGCTTATTCTTTACCTCCAGTTTCACGAACGCGCTCGACTCGAGAGGAACTGCTGACAACTTCGACATTTTGACCTCGGGATTCATTATCTTCAGCTCTCTGACGCCTCCGCTTCTCTAAAACagtttcaaaatgattttgagCCAAACGAAACGAGTGAATTCGTGAATCCCAACTAGTTTTACCCCGTTTGATAAGCTCTCTTCCTTCGTCAGACAGATCGACCGTAATATCATCTTCGCCGTCTACAAATTGCTGGAATCCg
It encodes:
- the LOC124314242 gene encoding uncharacterized protein LOC124314242 isoform X2, whose translation is MCCTFRTVSTSTSPWPFFFGLCLALAATYFVMGVRFLSFIGFQQFVDGEDDITVDLSDEGRELIKREKRRRQRAEDNESRGQNVEVVSSSSRVERVRETGVIAMSPMTSHPAIEEEAEGCTGLTPITSDGLQNPQLDQQSNETNPQRLTRKQRVNQRTNRRKREKRKRDAVAKAEAARSLSNETTFFTYPKNFLQRFFSKMFE
- the LOC124314242 gene encoding uncharacterized protein LOC124314242 isoform X1; its protein translation is MCCTFRTVSTSTSPWPFFFGLCLALAATYFVMGVRFLSFIGFQQFVDGEDDITVDLSDEGRELIKREKRRRQRAEDNESRGQNVEVVSSSSRVERVRETGVIAMSPMTSHPAIEEEAEGCTGLTPITSDGLQNPQLDQIIVMLGIQVSSISLDQSNETNPQRLTRKQRVNQRTNRRKREKRKRDAVAKAEAARSLSNETTFFTYPKNFLQRFFSKMFE